The Anaerotignum propionicum DSM 1682 sequence TCAATGGTTCTTTTCACATCCTCAACAGACATTCCCAATGCAATGCCCAGCTTTTTATTCATTTGCGGATTGATGTAAACAGGCACTGCACCACAAAGAACCAATGCATTGATTACACTTTGGTGTACATTTCTGGGCAATATGATTTCATCTCCATATTTTACACTGGAAAGTATCATGGTTTGCACCGCAGAGGTTGTACCCCCTACCATGAAAAAGGCTTGCGCCGCACCAAAGGCTTCTGCGGCAAGTTCCTCAGCCTCTTTAATCACACTAACCGGATGGCAAAGGTTATCCAAAGGCTTCATGGAGTTTACGTCTACAGACATGCACTTTTCACCCAAGAATTCCGTCAGTTGGGGGTTTCCCTTTCCGTGCTTATGCCCGGGAACATCAAAGGGAACCAGTCGGTCGTGTCTCATCCGCTCTAAGGCTTCCATTAAAGGCATTTTACTTTGATCTTTCAAGGGGCTTCACCTCCTGATAAACGTTGGTACCACTGAATATTTCTATCATTTCCTGTCGCAAAGCGTTTGTTATATCCAAACGAATTTTGGGAGGAATTTCATAAACATCGGAATTAAACAAGTAATTTTGCAATACCAAATCCTTAATCAGCATTTTGGTATGAAAAATATTAGACTGATAAATATTTACATCAATAGCATCGTACTTCTGGAGAATATCGTTGTGTATATAGTCCTGAATAGAAGTAATGCTGTGGTCTATAAACAGCTTTTGACCCTTCATATTTCGAGTAAATCCCCGTACACGGTAATCCATGGTGATAATATCGGAATCAAAACTGCCAATCAAAAAATCCAAAGTAGAAAGAGGTGTGATTTCCCCGCAGGTTGCCACATCAATATCCACACGGAAGGTTGCAATGGAGGTTTCCGGATGATACTCAGGATAGGTGTGTACGGTAACATGGCTTTTATCCAAATGTGCCACAACGGTCTCGCCGCTTCTGGATTTTGCCATATTCACCTCTGCAATGAGAAAAGTTACACTGGCACCCTGAGGCTCATAATCCTGCTTGGAAATATTCAGCACCGTTGCACCAATCATTTCCGTAAGCTTTGTTAAAATGGCGGTTAAACGCTCGGAATTATACTGCTCGTTAATATATTTAATATAATCCTGCTGTTCTCTTGCCGTTTTGGCGTAACAAATATCATAAATATTAAAGCTCAAAGATTTTGTAAGATTATTAAAGCCATATAATTTCATTTTATCTTCCATTCTGAACCCCCCAAACAAAAAAAGATGCACCACAGTATTCTATGGCACATCTTATAAATCGCTCAATTGAATTAAGGCATACGCAAAAATCTATATACCTCTACCCTTACAGCAGAGAGATTCTCGCCTGTCGCCAAAATGTTTTCAGAGTCTATATAGTAAGAACTACTTTTACTACTCCTGCTATTGACCGTTTCACAAGTGTGTACCCTAGTACACTTGGTTATGAAGTAACCAACTGGCAATTGAGTTGCCAACTTATAAAAGTTGCGCTCTTAACGCAATCAATAATGTGGAATTAATTTCCACAATCGGCAGTTGACCCGGCTGTCCGTATGGCCTT is a genomic window containing:
- the speD gene encoding adenosylmethionine decarboxylase; amino-acid sequence: MEDKMKLYGFNNLTKSLSFNIYDICYAKTAREQQDYIKYINEQYNSERLTAILTKLTEMIGATVLNISKQDYEPQGASVTFLIAEVNMAKSRSGETVVAHLDKSHVTVHTYPEYHPETSIATFRVDIDVATCGEITPLSTLDFLIGSFDSDIITMDYRVRGFTRNMKGQKLFIDHSITSIQDYIHNDILQKYDAIDVNIYQSNIFHTKMLIKDLVLQNYLFNSDVYEIPPKIRLDITNALRQEMIEIFSGTNVYQEVKPLERSK